A DNA window from Solanum lycopersicum chromosome 3, SLM_r2.1 contains the following coding sequences:
- the LOC101267502 gene encoding tyrosine-sulfated glycopeptide receptor 1 gives MDNKDSRLQSGLTYHQFRQAMLLTSIHSSSPHHKSLYYPIILILVLLLSSVATICHASCNQLDRDSLLSFSVGISSPSPLNWSSSADCCTLWEGVACDDNGRVTTLWLPSRSLFGNITPAIANLTKLSQLSLSNNRFFGPLPDGFFNSFSTLQIIDLSYNRLSGRLPLSDRLPSPIKTVNLSSNHFNGTILSSFLEPAINLESFDISNNSFSGPIPSFICSYSAAVRVLDFTSNDFRGQMPQGFGSCSSLVTLRAGFNHLSGFIPDGIYSVSTLQEISLPGNKFSGPIPESIVNLVNLRILALYGNELTGLIPQDIGRLSRLEQLLLHINNLNGTVPPSLMTCTRLTVLNLRVNFLEGELSALDFSNLSRLGIIDLGNNFFTGSIPQSLFSCRSLTAIRLATNYLTGDISPGIMSLQALSFLSVSNNSLTNFAGAIEVLKGCKNLTTLILTKNFYNETLPDNRDLIGSEDFQNLQILGLGGCNFAGQIPTWLVKLGRVEVLDLSMNQITGKIPGWLGTLQNLFYLDLSQNFLYGGFPVELTQLQRLASQEAADQVDRSALELPVFVQPNNASNQQYNLLSNLPPAIYLGNNNLDGNIPTEIGQLKYIHVLDLSKNNFTGNIPETISNLTNLEKLDLSANNLSGEIPSSLKGLHFLSSFSVAHNNLEGPIPTGGQFDTFPITSFLGNPGLCGQILQHPCPDRSGITQPSAVRKTSKRKILIGLILGISFGIAFTVIIIAFWIFSKRRILPRGDAEKNDLEIVSYNSTSGLSAEIGKDNSMLVMFPTNKDQINDLTIFDILRATNNFNQANIVGCGGFGLVYKATLADGTTLAVKKLSGDMGLIEREFKAEVEVLSTAQHDNLVSLQGYCVHDGCRLLFYSYMQNGSLDYWLHEKTDGASQLDWPTRLKIAQGASCGLAYMHQICEPHIVHRDIKSSNILLDEKFKAHVADFGLSRLILPYQTHVTTELVGTLGYIPPEYSQSWIATLRGDVYSFGVVMLELLAGRRPVDMSKPKMSRELVVWVHLMRNEGKQEEIFDPILRDKGFEEEMLQVLDVACMCVSQNPFKRPSIAEVVEWLNRVVSNEGAPK, from the coding sequence ATGGATAATAAAGACAGCCGCCTCCAATCTGGTCTGACATATCATCAATTTCGACAAGCCATGCTTCTTACTTCCATCCATTCTTCTTCACCCCACCATAAATCTCTCTATTATCCAATAATACTGATACTTGTTCTACTTCTTTCTTCTGTTGCTACCATCTGTCATGCTTCTTGCAATCAGCTTGATCGTGATTCTTTGTTATCATTCTCTGTTGGTATCTCTTCACCTTCTCCTTTGAATTGGTCTTCTTCCGCGGATTGCTGCACCTTGTGGGAAGGTGTTGCTTGTGATGATAATGGCCGAGTAACCACTCTCTGGCTTCCCTCAAGAAGCCTTTTTGGAAACATAACCCCTGCTATTGCAAATTTAACCAAACTCTCTCAACTCAGCCTGTCAAATAATCGATTTTTTGGTCCCCTCCCAGATGGATTTTTCAACTCATTTAGTACCTTGCAGATCATTGACTTGAGTTATAACCGTTTATCAGGACGATTGCCGCTATCAGATAGATTGCCATCACCCATCAAGACAGTAAATCTCTCTAGCAACCACTTCAATGGGACAATACTATCATCATTTCTCGAGCCAGCAATTAATTTAGAGAGTTTCGATATTAGCAACAATAGCTTCTCTGGTCCAATACCCTCTTTTATTTGCAGCTACTCAGCCGCTGTCAGAGTTCTTGATTTCACTTCCAATGACTTCAGGGGCCAGATGCCCCAAGGGTTTGGGAGTTGCTCCAGTTTGGTTACTTTGAGAGCAGGATTCAACCATCTTTCGGGATTCATTCCTGATGGTATTTATAGTGTGTCAACACTGCAAGAAATATCTTTACCTGGCAATAAATTTTCTGGACCCATCCCAGAAAGCATTGTCAACCTTGTCAACCTCAGAATCCTCGCACTCTATGGCAATGAGTTGACAGGTTTGATCCCTCAAGATATTGGAAGACTCTCCAGATTGGAACAGTTGCTCCTCCATATAAACAATCTAAATGGCACTGTGCCGCCATCGCTGATGACCTGCACCCGTCTCACTGTGCTCAATTTAAGGGTCAACTTCTTGGAAGGTGAACTCTCAGCTCTTGATTTCTCCAACCTTAGTCGACTTGGCATAATCGACCTTGGAAATAACTTCTTCACTGGAAGCATTCCACAAAGCCTTTTTTCATGCAGGTCATTAACTGCAATCCGTCTGGCTACTAACTACCTGACAGGAGATATCTCGCCTGGTATAATGTCTTTACAAGCTTTGTCCTTCCTCTCGGTTTCCAATAACAGCCTAACCAATTTTGCAGGGGCAATAGAAGTCCTTAAGGGTTGTAAGAATCTTACCACACTAATCCTCACCAAAAACTTTTATAATGAAACGTTGCCTGATAATAGGGACTTGATTGGGTCTGAAGATTTTCAAAATCTCCAAATTCTGGGTTTAGGTGGTTGTAATTTCGCCGGACAGATACCCACATGGTTGGTTAAACTTGGGAGGGTAGAGGTTCTAGACCTTTCTATGAATCAAATCACAGGCAAAATTCCAGGTTGGTTGGGGACTTTACAGAATCTATTTTACCTGGATTTGTCTCAGAATTTTCTATATGGAGGCTTCCCAGTCGAACTTACTCAACTGCAAAGACTCGCATCACAAGAGGCTGCTGATCAGGTCGACAGAAGTGCTTTAGAATTGCCTGTGTTTGTTCAACCAAACAATGCCTCAAATCAGCAATATAATCTACTGTCAAACCTGCCACCAGCTATTTACCTTGGAAACAACAACCTTGATGGCAATATTCCAACGGAGATTGGCCAGCTGAAGTACATTCATGTTCTTGATCTGAGCAAGAACAACTTTACAGGAAACATTCCAGAAACAATATCCAACCTCACTAATCTGGAAAAACTAGACCTCTCTGCCAACAACCTCTCAGGTGAAATTCCTTCTTCACTCAAGGGTCTTcattttttgtcttcttttagTGTTGCTCACAACAATCTTGAGGGACCTATTCCAACGGGAGGTCAGTTTGACACATTTCCTATCACTAGTTTCTTAGGTAATCCAGGACTGTGTGGTCAAATCCTGCAGCACCCTTGCCCTGATCGATCAGGAATTACACAACCTTCTGCAGTTAGAAAAACCTCAAAACGGAAAATCTTAATTGGACTCATCCTAGGGATCTCCTTTGGCATTGCCTTCACAGTCATCATCATAGCATTCTGGATATTCTCCAAGAGGAggatccttccaagaggtgacGCCGAGAAAAATGACTTGGAAATTGTGTCCTACAACTCCACTTCTGGATTGTCTGCTGAGATTGGAAAGGATAACAGCATGCTTGTTATGTTTCCAACCAATAAGGATCAGATTAATGATCTCACAATTTTTGACATTCTGAGAGCCACAAATAACTTCAACCAAGCAAACATAGTTGGTTGTGGAGGCTTTGGTCTGGTCTATAAAGCAACGTTAGCAGATGGAACTACGTTGGCTGTTAAGAAACTTTCAGGAGATATGGGTTTAATTGAAAGAGAATTCAAAGCAGAGGTGGAAGTTTTATCCACTGCCCAACATGATAATTTGGTCTCTCTTCAAGGTTACTGTGTGCATGATGGCTGTAGGTTGCTGTTCTATTCCTATATGCAAAATGGAAGTCTGGACTACTGGTTGCACGAGAAGACTGATGGAGCATCCCAACTTGATTGGCCAACTCGACTGAAGATTGCACAGGGGGCAAGTTGTGGGCTGGCTTACATGCATCAGATATGTGAACCACATATTGTTCATCGTGACATAAAGTCCAGTAACATCCTCCTTGATGAAAAGTTTAAAGCACATGTGGCAGATTTCGGATTGTCCAGATTGATTCTTCCTTACCAAACTCACGTCACCACTGAACTGGTTGGTACCCTTGGCTACATCCCACCAGAGTATAGTCAATCATGGATAGCCACTTTGAGAGGAGATGTCTATAGTTTTGGAGTTGTGATGTTAGAACTCCTGGCTGGCAGAAGACCTGTGGACATGAGCAAACCAAAGATGTCAAGGGAATTGGTTGTATGGGTGCACCTAATGAGAAATGAGGGTAAACAAGAAGAAATATTTGATCCCATACTAAGAGACAAGGGTTTCGAAGAAGAAATGCTTCAAGTGCTTGATGTTGCCTGCATGTGTGTCAGCCAGAATCCTTTCAAAAGGCCAAGTATAGCAGAAGTGGTTGAGTGGCTCAACAGAGTAGTATCCAACGAGGGAGCACCTAAATAA
- the LOC101267212 gene encoding vacuolar cation/proton exchanger 3 isoform X2: MWISTSFIPLQYDEMGSAGDKLDLQLDEEIPFSSSQGTIKIDSLYYEAPHIASCRSTRVLTKMYQISLLRSIYIVIIKAKINLLLPFGPLAILLHYLTGKHTWVFFFSLLGITPLAERLGYATEQLAFYTGPTVGGLLNATFGNATEMIISLYALNNGMMRVVKQSLLGSILSNMLLVLGCAFFSGGIIHQQKVQVFNKATAIVNSGLLLMAVMGLLFPAVLHFTHTELHFGKSQLALSRFSSCIMLVAYASYLFFQLKSQPNLYSSMSEDEEHNSADPEEEEAPEITQWEAIGWLAVLTIWISVLSGYLVDAIEGASDSLNMPMSFISVILLPIVGNAAEHASAIMFAMKDKLDITLGVAIGSSTQISMFVIPFCVVVGWFMGKPMDLNFQLFETATLFITVLVVAFMLQEGTSNYFKGLMLILCYLIVAASFFVHVDPSNE; encoded by the exons ATGTGGATCTCCACTTCATTCATTCCGCTTCAATATGAC GAGATGGGATCTGCTGGGGATAAGTTAGACCTTCAACTTGACGAGGAGATTCCATTTAGCTCATCCCAGGGAACTATCAAAATAGACAGTCTGTATTATGAGGCACCTCATATTGCAAGTTGTCGCTCTACTAGGGTCTTAACAAAGATGTATCAGATCAGCCTTCTAAGGAGTATATACATTGTTATTATCAAAGCAAAGATCAATTTGTTACTTCCTTTTGGCCCCCTCGCCATATTGCTTCACTATCTTACAGGAAAACAT ACTTGGGTCTTTTTCTTCAGTTTACTGGGCATTACACCTTTAGCTGAGCGCTTGGGCTATGCAACCGA GCAGCTCGCATTCTATACCGGGCCAACAG TTGGGGGCCTTCTGAATGCAACATTTGGAAATGCAACTGAAATGATAATCTCGCTATATGCATTGAACAATGGAATGATGCGGGTTGTTAAACAGTCCTTGCTGGGTTCCATTTTATCAAATATGCTCTTGGTTCTTGGCTGTGCCTTCTTCAGTGGTGGAATTATTCATCAGCAGAAAGTTCAGGTCTTTAATAAG GCTACTGCCATTGTGAACTCAGGATTATTGTTGATGGCAGTCATGGGTTTGTTATTTCCAGCTGTACTTCATTTCACCCACACGGAATTGCATTTTGGCAAGTCACAGTTGGCTCTTTCAAGATTTAGCAGTTGCATAATGCTGGTAGCATATGCAAGCTACCTATTCTTTCAGCTCAAGAGTCAACCAAATCTTTATAGCTCTATGAGTGAG GATGAAGAACACAATTCAGCAGATCCTGAAGAGGAAGAGGCGCCTGAGATAACCCAGTGGGAAGCTATTGGGTGGCTTGCTGTTTTGACAATATGGATATCAGTGCTGTCTGGATATCTAGTAGATGCCATCGAG GGTGCATCTGACTCGTTGAACATGCCGATGTCCTTTATTAGTGTCATCTTGCTTCCAATTGTAGGAAATGCGGCAGAACACGCCAGTGCAATCATGTTCGCAATGAAAGATAAGCTT GACATCACACTTGGAGTTGCAATTGGATCTTCTACTCAGATATCAATGTTTGTG ATACCGTTTTGCGTTGTTGTTGGTTGGTTTATGGGAAAGCCCATGGACTTGAATTTTCAATTATTCGAGACCGCTACACTCTTCATCACAGTGCTAGTCGTGGCATTCATGTTGCAG GAAGGCACATCAAACTATTTTAAAGGGTTGATGCTGATCCTATGCTATCTGATTGTTGCTGCAAGTTTTTTTGTACACGTTGATCCATCCAATG AGTAA
- the LOC101267212 gene encoding vacuolar cation/proton exchanger 3 isoform X1, whose amino-acid sequence MWISTSFIPLQYDEMGSAGDKLDLQLDEEIPFSSSQGTIKIDSLYYEAPHIASCRSTRVLTKMYQISLLRSIYIVIIKAKINLLLPFGPLAILLHYLTGKHTWVFFFSLLGITPLAERLGYATEQLAFYTGPTVGGLLNATFGNATEMIISLYALNNGMMRVVKQSLLGSILSNMLLVLGCAFFSGGIIHQQKVQVFNKATAIVNSGLLLMAVMGLLFPAVLHFTHTELHFGKSQLALSRFSSCIMLVAYASYLFFQLKSQPNLYSSMSEDEEHNSADPEEEEAPEITQWEAIGWLAVLTIWISVLSGYLVDAIEGASDSLNMPMSFISVILLPIVGNAAEHASAIMFAMKDKLDITLGVAIGSSTQISMFVIPFCVVVGWFMGKPMDLNFQLFETATLFITVLVVAFMLQEGTSNYFKGLMLILCYLIVAASFFVHVDPSNDAE is encoded by the exons ATGTGGATCTCCACTTCATTCATTCCGCTTCAATATGAC GAGATGGGATCTGCTGGGGATAAGTTAGACCTTCAACTTGACGAGGAGATTCCATTTAGCTCATCCCAGGGAACTATCAAAATAGACAGTCTGTATTATGAGGCACCTCATATTGCAAGTTGTCGCTCTACTAGGGTCTTAACAAAGATGTATCAGATCAGCCTTCTAAGGAGTATATACATTGTTATTATCAAAGCAAAGATCAATTTGTTACTTCCTTTTGGCCCCCTCGCCATATTGCTTCACTATCTTACAGGAAAACAT ACTTGGGTCTTTTTCTTCAGTTTACTGGGCATTACACCTTTAGCTGAGCGCTTGGGCTATGCAACCGA GCAGCTCGCATTCTATACCGGGCCAACAG TTGGGGGCCTTCTGAATGCAACATTTGGAAATGCAACTGAAATGATAATCTCGCTATATGCATTGAACAATGGAATGATGCGGGTTGTTAAACAGTCCTTGCTGGGTTCCATTTTATCAAATATGCTCTTGGTTCTTGGCTGTGCCTTCTTCAGTGGTGGAATTATTCATCAGCAGAAAGTTCAGGTCTTTAATAAG GCTACTGCCATTGTGAACTCAGGATTATTGTTGATGGCAGTCATGGGTTTGTTATTTCCAGCTGTACTTCATTTCACCCACACGGAATTGCATTTTGGCAAGTCACAGTTGGCTCTTTCAAGATTTAGCAGTTGCATAATGCTGGTAGCATATGCAAGCTACCTATTCTTTCAGCTCAAGAGTCAACCAAATCTTTATAGCTCTATGAGTGAG GATGAAGAACACAATTCAGCAGATCCTGAAGAGGAAGAGGCGCCTGAGATAACCCAGTGGGAAGCTATTGGGTGGCTTGCTGTTTTGACAATATGGATATCAGTGCTGTCTGGATATCTAGTAGATGCCATCGAG GGTGCATCTGACTCGTTGAACATGCCGATGTCCTTTATTAGTGTCATCTTGCTTCCAATTGTAGGAAATGCGGCAGAACACGCCAGTGCAATCATGTTCGCAATGAAAGATAAGCTT GACATCACACTTGGAGTTGCAATTGGATCTTCTACTCAGATATCAATGTTTGTG ATACCGTTTTGCGTTGTTGTTGGTTGGTTTATGGGAAAGCCCATGGACTTGAATTTTCAATTATTCGAGACCGCTACACTCTTCATCACAGTGCTAGTCGTGGCATTCATGTTGCAG GAAGGCACATCAAACTATTTTAAAGGGTTGATGCTGATCCTATGCTATCTGATTGTTGCTGCAAGTTTTTTTGTACACGTTGATCCATCCAATG ATGCAGAGTAA
- the LOC101267212 gene encoding vacuolar cation/proton exchanger 3 isoform X3: MGSAGDKLDLQLDEEIPFSSSQGTIKIDSLYYEAPHIASCRSTRVLTKMYQISLLRSIYIVIIKAKINLLLPFGPLAILLHYLTGKHTWVFFFSLLGITPLAERLGYATEQLAFYTGPTVGGLLNATFGNATEMIISLYALNNGMMRVVKQSLLGSILSNMLLVLGCAFFSGGIIHQQKVQVFNKATAIVNSGLLLMAVMGLLFPAVLHFTHTELHFGKSQLALSRFSSCIMLVAYASYLFFQLKSQPNLYSSMSEDEEHNSADPEEEEAPEITQWEAIGWLAVLTIWISVLSGYLVDAIEGASDSLNMPMSFISVILLPIVGNAAEHASAIMFAMKDKLDITLGVAIGSSTQISMFVIPFCVVVGWFMGKPMDLNFQLFETATLFITVLVVAFMLQEGTSNYFKGLMLILCYLIVAASFFVHVDPSNDAE, from the exons ATGGGATCTGCTGGGGATAAGTTAGACCTTCAACTTGACGAGGAGATTCCATTTAGCTCATCCCAGGGAACTATCAAAATAGACAGTCTGTATTATGAGGCACCTCATATTGCAAGTTGTCGCTCTACTAGGGTCTTAACAAAGATGTATCAGATCAGCCTTCTAAGGAGTATATACATTGTTATTATCAAAGCAAAGATCAATTTGTTACTTCCTTTTGGCCCCCTCGCCATATTGCTTCACTATCTTACAGGAAAACAT ACTTGGGTCTTTTTCTTCAGTTTACTGGGCATTACACCTTTAGCTGAGCGCTTGGGCTATGCAACCGA GCAGCTCGCATTCTATACCGGGCCAACAG TTGGGGGCCTTCTGAATGCAACATTTGGAAATGCAACTGAAATGATAATCTCGCTATATGCATTGAACAATGGAATGATGCGGGTTGTTAAACAGTCCTTGCTGGGTTCCATTTTATCAAATATGCTCTTGGTTCTTGGCTGTGCCTTCTTCAGTGGTGGAATTATTCATCAGCAGAAAGTTCAGGTCTTTAATAAG GCTACTGCCATTGTGAACTCAGGATTATTGTTGATGGCAGTCATGGGTTTGTTATTTCCAGCTGTACTTCATTTCACCCACACGGAATTGCATTTTGGCAAGTCACAGTTGGCTCTTTCAAGATTTAGCAGTTGCATAATGCTGGTAGCATATGCAAGCTACCTATTCTTTCAGCTCAAGAGTCAACCAAATCTTTATAGCTCTATGAGTGAG GATGAAGAACACAATTCAGCAGATCCTGAAGAGGAAGAGGCGCCTGAGATAACCCAGTGGGAAGCTATTGGGTGGCTTGCTGTTTTGACAATATGGATATCAGTGCTGTCTGGATATCTAGTAGATGCCATCGAG GGTGCATCTGACTCGTTGAACATGCCGATGTCCTTTATTAGTGTCATCTTGCTTCCAATTGTAGGAAATGCGGCAGAACACGCCAGTGCAATCATGTTCGCAATGAAAGATAAGCTT GACATCACACTTGGAGTTGCAATTGGATCTTCTACTCAGATATCAATGTTTGTG ATACCGTTTTGCGTTGTTGTTGGTTGGTTTATGGGAAAGCCCATGGACTTGAATTTTCAATTATTCGAGACCGCTACACTCTTCATCACAGTGCTAGTCGTGGCATTCATGTTGCAG GAAGGCACATCAAACTATTTTAAAGGGTTGATGCTGATCCTATGCTATCTGATTGTTGCTGCAAGTTTTTTTGTACACGTTGATCCATCCAATG ATGCAGAGTAA
- the LOC101267212 gene encoding vacuolar cation/proton exchanger 3 isoform X4, giving the protein MGSAGDKLDLQLDEEIPFSSSQGTIKIDSLYYEAPHIASCRSTRVLTKMYQISLLRSIYIVIIKAKINLLLPFGPLAILLHYLTGKHTWVFFFSLLGITPLAERLGYATEQLAFYTGPTVGGLLNATFGNATEMIISLYALNNGMMRVVKQSLLGSILSNMLLVLGCAFFSGGIIHQQKVQVFNKATAIVNSGLLLMAVMGLLFPAVLHFTHTELHFGKSQLALSRFSSCIMLVAYASYLFFQLKSQPNLYSSMSEDEEHNSADPEEEEAPEITQWEAIGWLAVLTIWISVLSGYLVDAIEGASDSLNMPMSFISVILLPIVGNAAEHASAIMFAMKDKLDITLGVAIGSSTQISMFVIPFCVVVGWFMGKPMDLNFQLFETATLFITVLVVAFMLQEGTSNYFKGLMLILCYLIVAASFFVHVDPSNE; this is encoded by the exons ATGGGATCTGCTGGGGATAAGTTAGACCTTCAACTTGACGAGGAGATTCCATTTAGCTCATCCCAGGGAACTATCAAAATAGACAGTCTGTATTATGAGGCACCTCATATTGCAAGTTGTCGCTCTACTAGGGTCTTAACAAAGATGTATCAGATCAGCCTTCTAAGGAGTATATACATTGTTATTATCAAAGCAAAGATCAATTTGTTACTTCCTTTTGGCCCCCTCGCCATATTGCTTCACTATCTTACAGGAAAACAT ACTTGGGTCTTTTTCTTCAGTTTACTGGGCATTACACCTTTAGCTGAGCGCTTGGGCTATGCAACCGA GCAGCTCGCATTCTATACCGGGCCAACAG TTGGGGGCCTTCTGAATGCAACATTTGGAAATGCAACTGAAATGATAATCTCGCTATATGCATTGAACAATGGAATGATGCGGGTTGTTAAACAGTCCTTGCTGGGTTCCATTTTATCAAATATGCTCTTGGTTCTTGGCTGTGCCTTCTTCAGTGGTGGAATTATTCATCAGCAGAAAGTTCAGGTCTTTAATAAG GCTACTGCCATTGTGAACTCAGGATTATTGTTGATGGCAGTCATGGGTTTGTTATTTCCAGCTGTACTTCATTTCACCCACACGGAATTGCATTTTGGCAAGTCACAGTTGGCTCTTTCAAGATTTAGCAGTTGCATAATGCTGGTAGCATATGCAAGCTACCTATTCTTTCAGCTCAAGAGTCAACCAAATCTTTATAGCTCTATGAGTGAG GATGAAGAACACAATTCAGCAGATCCTGAAGAGGAAGAGGCGCCTGAGATAACCCAGTGGGAAGCTATTGGGTGGCTTGCTGTTTTGACAATATGGATATCAGTGCTGTCTGGATATCTAGTAGATGCCATCGAG GGTGCATCTGACTCGTTGAACATGCCGATGTCCTTTATTAGTGTCATCTTGCTTCCAATTGTAGGAAATGCGGCAGAACACGCCAGTGCAATCATGTTCGCAATGAAAGATAAGCTT GACATCACACTTGGAGTTGCAATTGGATCTTCTACTCAGATATCAATGTTTGTG ATACCGTTTTGCGTTGTTGTTGGTTGGTTTATGGGAAAGCCCATGGACTTGAATTTTCAATTATTCGAGACCGCTACACTCTTCATCACAGTGCTAGTCGTGGCATTCATGTTGCAG GAAGGCACATCAAACTATTTTAAAGGGTTGATGCTGATCCTATGCTATCTGATTGTTGCTGCAAGTTTTTTTGTACACGTTGATCCATCCAATG AGTAA
- the MKK2 gene encoding mitogen-activated protein kinase kinase 2, which produces MRPAANSTNAASSMPPPSSAGQRSRPRRRTDLTLPLPQRDVALAVPLPLPPTSSSSSSSPLPTPLHFSELERVNRIGSGTGGTVYKVLHRPTGRLYALKVIYGNHEDSVRLQMCREIEILRDVDNPNVVRCHDMFDHNGEIQVLLEFMDKGSLEGIHIPLEQPLSDLTRQVLSGLYYLHRRKIVHRDIKPSNLLINSRREVKIADFGVSRVLAQTMDPCNSSVGTIAYMSPERINTDLNHGQYDGYAGDIWSLGVSILEFYLGRFPFSVGRQGDWASLMCAICMSQPPEAPPSASREFREFIACCLQRDPARRWTAGQLLRHPFITQNSTGTTHTGPATTTTSLSHPLLPPPPHFSSSS; this is translated from the coding sequence ATGCGACCAGCCGCCAACTCCACCAACGCTGCATCATCCATGCCTCCTCCATCTTCCGCCGGGCAACGCAGTCGTCCCCGCCGTCGTACTGATTTGACCCTTCCTCTTCCTCAACGTGACGTTGCTCTTGCTGTTCCTCTCCCTCTTCCACCAACCTCTTCCTCATCCTCTTCCTCCCCGCTTCCTACCCCTTTACATTTCTCTGAGCTCGAGAGGGTTAATCGCATCGGTAGTGGCACCGGGGGTACTGTTTACAAGGTTCTACATCGTCCCACTGGAAGACTCTATGCTTTGAAAGTGATCTATGGTAACCACGAGGATTCTGTCCGTCTTCAGATGTGCCGTGAGATCGAGATTCTACGAGATGTAGACAACCCTAACGTCGTTAGGTGTCACGATATGTTCGATCACAACGGAGAAATCCAAGTTCTTCTCGAGTTCATGGATAAAGGCTCTCTCGAAGGGATCCATATCCCTCTCGAACAACCTCTCTCCGATCTAACTCGACAGGTTCTATCCGGCCTCTATTACCTCCACAGGCGTAAGATTGTTCACAGAGATATCAAACCTTCGAACCTCTTAATCAACTCCAGGCGTGAGGTCAAGATTGCAGATTTTGGGGTCTCAAGAGTTCTGGCACAAACTATGGATCCTTGCAATTCCTCAGTGGGTACCATCGCTTACATGAGTCCGGAGAGAATCAACACAGATCTGAATCACGGACAGTACGACGGGTATGCTGGGGACATATGGAGTCTTGGGGTGAGCATCTTAGAGTTCTACTTGGGAAGGTTCCCCTTTTCTGTGGGGAGACAAGGAGACTGGGCCAGCCTCATGTGTGCCATTTGTATGTCTCAGCCTCCTGAGGCACCACCCAGTGCTTCTAGGGAGTTTAGGGAGTTCATTGCGTGCTGTTTGCAGAGGGATCCTGCCAGGCGGTGGACGGCAGGCCAGCTATTGCGCCATCCCTTCATCACCCAGAATAGCACCGGCACCACCCACACGGGTCCTGCTACTACTACGACCTCACTGAGTCATCCATTGTTACCTCCACCTCCTCATTTTTCCTCCTCTTCTTGA